A part of Cannabis sativa cultivar Pink pepper isolate KNU-18-1 chromosome 6, ASM2916894v1, whole genome shotgun sequence genomic DNA contains:
- the LOC133038717 gene encoding V-type proton ATPase subunit c''2 produces MSGPVVVVGVTSWASALARISPYTYSALGIAIAIGVSVLGAAWGIYITGSSLIGAAIKAPRITSKNLISVIFCEAVAIYGVIVAIILQTKLESVPASQLYEPESLRAGYAIFASGIIVGFANLVCGLCVGIIGSSCALSDAQNSSLFVKILVIEIFGSALGLFGVIVGIIMSAQATWPAKA; encoded by the exons ATGTCTGGCCCAGTAGTAGTCGTCGGTGTTACCTCATGGGCCAGCGCCCTTGCCAGGATCTCTCCCTACACTTACTCCGCCCTAGGAATCGCCATCGCTATCGGTGTATCAGTCCTTGGGGCTGCTTG GGGAATTTATATTACCGGAAGTAGTTTGATCGGTGCTGCAATTAAAGCTCCTCGAATCACCTCCAAAAACCTCATTAG TGTTATTTTCTGCGAAGCTGTTGCGATTTATGGTGTTATTGTTGCAATTATTCTACAAACTAAATTGGAGAGTGTTCCAGCTTCACAATTGTATGAACCTGAATCACTTAGAGCAGGATATGCAATCTTTGCCTCTGGAATTATTGTTGGTTTTGCAAATCTTGTTTGCGG ATTGTGCGTAGGAATAATTGGAAGCAGTTGTGCTTTATCTGATGCCCAAAACTCCTCGCTTTTTGTTAAGATTCTTGTGATTGAGATTTTCGGAAGTGCACTTGGGCTGTTTGGAGTGATTGTGGGAATAATCATGTCAGCTCAAGCAACATGGCCTGCAAAGGCTTAA